TAGGCTGCCTAAAGAATGTACACAGGCATCAAAATGAAATCCACCTCGTGTAAATGACGTGCAGTAGCCGCCTGGCTTGGCATTTTTCTCCACAATCAAAGTTTTCATCCCTGCCTTAGCCAAATAGCAACCACAAACAAGGCCACTTATTCCTGCACCAATAATTATTGCGTCATAATCATATTTGTTTGACATATTTAATTTAGTCTTTTAAAAATCACTGCCCCATTATATCCTGCGAAACCACAGGATAATTTCATAGCCGTATTAAGAGAATAAGGAGTTAGTTCCCTTACTAATTCGATATTATATTTTGGTTCAACTTCTTCACAATTCAATGTTGGTGGAATTAATTTTTTTCCCATAGACAATAAAAGAATAATGCTTTCTAAAATTGCGCTTCCTCCTAAGTTATGACCCACATACGGCTTAAATGCTGTTATTAATGGTCTCTTAGAATTTCTACCAAAAATATCTGTAATTGCCTTTGCTTCATATCCATCGGTAACTTTAATTGCAACTCCGTGAGGATTAATTAAATCGATATCTTCTGGTCTTAAATTAGTTTTTTTGAGAGCATATTCTATGGTCTTTTGGTAAGATAAACTTCCTATTCTTGGCAATGTCACTTTCCAGCCCTCCAGAGAGAATCCCCCTCCTAAATACTCAGCATATATATGAGCTTTTCTATTTAAGGCATGGTTTAATTCTTCTAAAACTATCGCTGAAGCTCCATCGCCAAGAACTATACCATCAGCCTTTTTAGAAAAAGGCTTCATTCTTCCATCTTCAGCATAAAGACCCTGTTCTTTAAACCATAAATGCTTAAACATAGTATCAGAGTTATCTCCTCCTGCCAGCAATACAATATCGCTTTCACCATATTTTATCTGTCTTGCGGCGGATTCTAAAGCAAATAAACCTGATGCACAGGCATTGTTGGTAAATAAGGAGTATCCGTGAATATTAAATGCCTTTGCAACGAAATACAGATACATAAAAGTTTGGAGGTCGTAACCATCGTGAGAGAACTGTTCAAACACGTGCTTGAACAATTTATGCTTAGAAAATTTACTATTTAAGGGATATTTTTCTATATATGCTATGGTTTCTTTAATTAGTCCTTCGCAAAAAGGTTCAAATCCTGGATGTTCAACCGTCAAAAATAATCCGATATTGTTATCCTCTTTATCGTAAGAAATTTTACTGTCATCTATAGCTAATTTGACTGCTGCTAATAAATAGAAGAGGTCTCTATCTTCCTTTCTTTTTTTCCATGTCTTGATATCCTCAATTATTTCCTCTTCGATATTAAATTTTTCGATATCAAAATCATCTATTTTATGAAGATAAAAATTATCCCACAATTCTCCATCGAGTTTAAATTCTTTTAAACCTAAACCTACCCGTTTTCCCAAAATGCCTTCCCAGAAAGCCTCTTTGCCAATTCCCGTTGAGGCTAAAGGACCTATTCCTGTTATAACTACTCTTTTTCCTCTCGCCATAAATAGCTCAAAGTTCAAAACTCAAAGCTCAAAACCACAGTTATAAAGCTTAAAACTATTTTTATTTTTTAGTTTTGAGTTGCAGTTTTGACTTTTGACATTTGAGTTTTAAGTTATCATGTTAATTAAACTTCTTAATAACCAAACAAGAATTATTGCCACCAAAGGCGAAACCATTATTCAAGGCAATATTTACTTTCTTTACTTTTGCTTTATTAGGAACACAATCTATGTCACATTTTGGGTCAGGCGTCTCAAAATTTATCGTTGGAGGGATAATATCTTCTTTAACAGTAAGACAGCAGGCTAATGCCTCAATCGCAGATGCGGCACCCATGGTATGACCAAGCATGGATTTTATTGAACTGACAGGAATCGTTTTATATTGTTCTTTAAAAACATTTTTAATTGCTGCGCATTCAGTTTTATCGTTACCGGGCGTACCAGTCCCATGAGCGTTTATATAATCAACCTCTTCTTTCTGAATATCCGCTTCTTTTAAGGCTTTTCGTATTACTTTTTCAATACCCTCTAGCTGTGAGGCAGTCATATGGTAAGCATCACAACTAAGGCCATAGCCCAATATCTCTGCATAGATGTTTGATTTTCTTTTCAGAGCAGACTCCAATGATTCGAGAACAAGAATCCCTGCTCCCTCGCCAACCATCATTCCCTTTCTATTTTTATCAAATGGCTGACATTTTTCAGGTGCCATTGCATAGAGGCGATGAAAGCCACTAAATGCAAGTTTAGAGAATGAATCGGCACCCCCAACAATAGCATAATCTAAGTCTCCCATTCTTATTAAATCAAATCCATAACCTATTGCATAATTACCAGCAGCACAGGCTGTGGGAATAAGATAATTTGGCCCCTGAAGTTTAAAGTAATTAGCAATATTAGCAGATAAATTATTCGGCGAAGACTGTAATATTTTTGTTTTGTTTATCTTATCAGCCCCTTCCTTAATCCAGGCATCAATGGATTCCTCTAATGGTCTCTCACCCATCGTTGTCCCAATAAAAACACCTGCTCTTTTTTTGTTAATGTTTCTTGAAGATAATCTAGCATCTTCTAAAGCCAGAGAAGTAGAAGCTATAGCCAACTGTGAGGTGCGACCTAAAAATTGAACCTTTCTTTTAGAAATAAATTCTTCAGGAATAAAATTCTTTATTTCACCACCATAATGACACCTGAACTCTCTGGTATCGAATGAAGTAACTTTGCTTATACCTGATTTACCATTTATTATGGCTTTCCAGAATTCATCTTTGCCAATCCCTACAGAAGAAACTACCCCCAGTCCTGTGACTACTATTCTGCGGTTATTCACTCTTTTTACCCCGTGAGATAATTTTTAAGTCGATTCTTTAGATACCTTTTGCCCCATGCTGTTTTCAAGTATTTCTCCCTCATTCTGGCATCGTGCTCATTTAAGCAAGCTTCATAGTATATAATTTTAAATGGCATCCTACTTTTAGTAGATTGAATCCTACCATTATTATGGTCTTCAATACGTCTCTTAAGATTCCGTGTTGAGCCAGTATACCATTTGTGATCTTTTAGGCTCTGTAAAACATATGTATAAATCATTATAATATCTCACGGGGTTTAATTCCAAACACAAGGTTTGCTTTAGCAACAATCTTATCATTAACTTTTGCTATAGCATCTATTATCGCTGCATAATCCAGAATTTTTACACTATTTGTTTCTACAATAAGTTTATTCCCTGGATACACAGGAGAAATAAACTCTGCTTTGACTTTACCTAAATAATAATTAGGATGAGCTTTGGCTATCTCCGGTTTAGAAAGGGAATAAAGGATTATTGAAGTCTGTGCCATTGCTTCTATGATTAAGACTCCCGGCATCACAGGTCTACCGGGAAAATGCCCCTCAAAAAAACTTTCATTGTTTTTGATATTCTTGACAGCCACAACTCTTTCAGTGCCTTCAATCTCAATTACTTCATCAATAAAAAGAAATGGCTCTCTATGTGGCAAAATAGATTTAATTTTTTCCTTATCCCAATTCATATTTCTATTTAGCTCAAAGTTCAAAACTCAAAGCTCAAAACCACAGCCCACAACTTAAAACTTTTTTAGCTTTAAGTTGTAGTTTTGACTTTTGACCTTTGCGTTTTGAGTTATCATATAGTCTAATGTCCATTGTCTATCTTTACTTAAGGTTTTTAGTATATTCAATTATCTGCCTGATACTTCTGATATTAGGGATATCCTTTTCAGGGATGATAACCCGATACTTCTTTTCAAAAGCAGCCACAATCTCAATTGCTTTTAATGAATCTACCCCCAAATCTTTAAAAAAGTCTGCATCAGGCTTAAGTTTTTCTGGTGGAACCTCTGTAATATCTGAAACTAATTTCTTTATTTCTTCTTCGAAATTATTTGCCATATACCTCCTTAATCCGTCATTCCGTGCTTGACACGGAATCCAGGGTTTTTAAAATAGTTCTGGATTCCTGCTTCCGCAGGAATGACAGAGAAAGCAAATTTTCACCCTTCTTTATAAGCCAAAGGTTCATTGATATTTCGCTATAACTACTGATGCATTGCTTCCACCAGGGCCATAATTGTTAATTAATACATTATTTATTCTGGCTATCCGTGCTTTATTAACTACATAGTCAAGATCGCAATCATTATCTCTTATCTTATAATTAATCGTGGGTGGTATAAAACCATTAACTATGCTACCCACAGAAGCAACAATCTGAAGTAGACCACCTGCACTATAGGGCTCTCCTATCATTGACTTGATGGAGCTCATTGGAATATTGTAAGCGAACTTACCAAAAACATCCTTTATTACTTTTGTTTCTAATCTATCCTGTTGAGGTACAGAGTTTGCCGAAGCACTTATATAGTCTATATCGGTAATTTTTAATTCGGAGCTATAAATTGCTTTCTTCATACTTTCTTTCAACCCATACGCTTCTGGATGATATTTACCCGTCTTATATGCGTCAAAAAAACTGCCTATACCTTTAACTTCAGTGTAAATATTTGCCTTCCTTTTTTCAGCATATATCTCATCTTCTATTACTATAACTGCTGCTCCTTCACTCAATATGATTCCATTTCTTCTTTTATCAAAAGGACAGGATAATTCTTCACCTCTTATGCCAGCAAAAAAACCTAAATGATAAAACCCGGCAAAATTTACCAGTGAAAGACTCTCCACCGCCCCCACCAAAACTGCTTTAATTCGTCCCAGTCGGATAAAATCTATAGCGTATTTTAATGCATCTATGCTTGAACTATAACCTGTAGAAACAGTTGTATTAAATCCCTGAATATTAAACCGTATTGAGACCTGGCTTGAAGCAGCATTTATTACTATCCCGGGGAAAAGAGAAACATCAGTAAAAAGGGGACCATCTCTTATTAATTCTTTATCAAATTCAGCAAAATTCCAGAGAGAAGATAAGGTAGTTCCCGTGCAGACTCCGGTATCATCTGTATTGTTATAGTTAATGCTTAACTTTGCATCCTCTATTGCTAATTTTGCAGCAGAACACAATAATCTTGTGCTTCTATCAAGACCTTTTAAGCCTTTATAGCCTAAAAAATATGTTGGCTTAAAATCCTTAATCTCACCACCCAACTTACACTTAAACTCACTTGTATCAAATCGGCTAATGGGTTTAATCCCTGAACGACCTTCTTTTAAAGATAGCCAGAATTGTTCCTTCCCTATACCATTCGGCGCAACTACCCCTATACCTGTTATTACTATTCGTTTTTTACTCATTTACCCCGTGAGATAACCCATTGTATATCATATTGTATATCATGAGGTACCCTCCCCAAGATAACTTTTAAGGCGATTTTTGAGATATCTTTTACCCCATGCAGTTTTTAAATATTTTTCTCTCATTCTCGCATCGTGTTCATTTAAACAAGCTTCATAATATATAATTTTGAATGGTCGCCTATTCGTAGTAGATTGAATCCTACCATTATTATGGTCTTCAATTCGTCTCTTGAGACTTCGAGTTGAACCTGTATACCATCTGTTATCTTTTAGACTTTGTAAGATATATGTATAAATCATAACAGTATCTCACGGGGTTAACTCATTCCACCATCTATAACTATAGTCTGACCAGTGATATAACTTGCATCATCGCTAACTAAAAATTTTACTACCTTTGCTACTTCTTCTGGTCTACCTAATCTACCTAAGGGTATCTGTTTTATTATTTGACTTTTATATTCCTCTTTTAAATCTTTAAGCATGTCTGTTTCAATAAAACCAGGGGCAACTGCATTAATTCTGATGTTATAAGAAGCAACTTCCTTAGCAAGAGATTTGGTAAACCCAATTATTCCTGCTTTAGAGGCAGAATAATTGGTCTGTCGTGGCATACCTACGATACCGCTTACCGATGTAATATTTATAATAACTCCGCTCTTCTGTTTTATGAATGTTACAATCGCAGCTCTCGTAAGATTGAATGTCCCGTCTAAATTGGTATTGATTACCTTATGCCAGTCATCAGGCTCCATAAGAGCAAGTGCCCTGTCTTTGATTATACCGGCATTATTAATTACAATATCTATCCCACCGAATAATTCTTTAGTATCATCCACCCAGGATTTAACAGCATTGTAGTCTTTAATATCTACTTGAAATGATTTAACGTTAACGCCCAAATATTTTATTTCTTTTTCCAAATCCTCTGCATCCTTGTTACTTCTTAGAAAATTAAAACTTATATTTGCACCTTCACCAGCCAATTCAATAGCGGTAGCTCGACCTATGCCTCTCGTAGCACCACTAATAATAACCGTCTTATTTTTAAGGCTTTTAAGTGACACTTTGTGCATTCTCAATATACGCTACTGTAACCCATTTTTCAAGATACTTTTTAGCATTCAGCCTATCCCAGCATACCAATAGCTACTCCTCTGACCTGTTTTCTATACTCCTCGCTCGCATGGATGAGCTCTTCTCTATTTTTATCACTGATTACCTCAACTCTGGGCAGGTTTTCACCGAAGCGACATTCTATCTCTGACACTATATCCTTATTCAGATCAAGGCTTTTTAAAAAGCCTGTGTCCCAGTTTTGAGATGCTTTTAAAACGAGGGTTTTACCTCCAATATAGAAAAGTTCGGCTAAGAGAGAAAGAACTGAGGCATGTGGAGACAGACAGCAGATTTCAGCAGAGCTGACCGCATATCTATTACCATTAAATGCTATAGCGAGACCTTCTCCCTCCCTTACAAGATTAAATGCCTGAACATCTGTAATACTATCTCCTACATACACAAGCTCAGAAAGCCCACATCCAGTCTTTGCCAGACTATCCAGTATTGCTCTGGCTTTCTCCATTCCACCAACAGGATTGATCTCAAGTAATATCCTCCCAATCTTCATCCCTATAATTTCTCGCCAGAATATCTCATTAAGTCTCTTAATGGTATCTTGACTCTCAACAGGTAATTCTTCGAACCGCTCTATACCAACAGGCAATTCAATCATGGTCATGGTAAGCATCTCTAATACCAATGACTCCAGTCGTAATCTTTCCTCTTTTTCTAAAGGATAGAGATCGATACTTACCTTAGTGCAATAGACCTGACTAAAAGAAAAATCGGCAACGGAACATAGTGCATGGAGGTATGGTTCGTAACTGGTGCTTATGATATATACAGGCATAATCCTCATAATATAATGAAGCATTTCTTTAGCACCAGGAATAAGAAGGATATTTGCTCTGGAGTAATCTTCCATCTTTTTGTCAGTGACACCAAATGCCTTCAAAAAAGGCAGGATCAGTTTGAGGGTATCGCCAGCTTTATATCCCGGTTTTCTTTCAATATCTGCCAGGAAATCATCGTATTTGCTGATAAGAGCAAAAAATTTATCTCCGTCAGGTATAAAAAAACTGGAGAGTTCAAAGGCATTGTCATTCTTGGTGATAGGGCCTTCGCAGTCGATGTTGAATTGTGAATGTCTCATAAAACTTTTTACCACCCCCACCTCTGTCCTCCCCCTTAAGGAGGAGGATTAGGAAGGGTAAGATATTCTTCTATCTCCTTATTCAAACAGTATGGACCGATCTCTTTCCCATCGGGATTCAGAACCTTTTTATCCTTAATTATTACTCTCCCCTCTGCGAGGGTCTTTAATGTAAAGACAATTAAAGGAAGTTCTCTAACAACCCCTTCCTGTCTGATAAGGAAAAAGAGATTATCCTTTTCTCCTTTTTCCCAGAGATGGTCAAATTTCTCTCCTCTTATTGGAAAAGTACAATATGTGATTGGAGGTCCCTCATCCAGGACCTCGGTTACTAAATGCATCATAACGCCGGTTTCATTAGCCTTTTGCTCAATAAGTTTCCAGATGACCTCCTGCCAGGTCCCAGCAGGTCCGTTGGGTGCTGCAGGATGGAGATTAATAATGGTAAATTTATTGCACATCTCAGGACTCACAATAAGCATGTATCCTGCGAGGATAATTAGATCATTTTGAAACGGAGAAATCATCTCTATAACCTTCCAGTGATAACGACTCCGCCATTCCTCCATGTCTTTTTTCCGTAAAGCAGGCTCAAAATTTTTTGAAGAAAAGGTGATTGTCTTTAATCCAAGGTTCCTTGCCAGAGTCAAAAGGAGATCACTCTCCAGATTTTCTCCGTAATTCCTGTTACAGAAAAGATATTGGATTCGGGCAGGTATAAAGCTGTTCTTCATGTTGTCATACGCTGTCTGGAGCAATTCTCTGGCAGCTTCATCACGACCCGTTGAAAACCAGCCAAACAGATAAGACATCAGATTACCTCTTAAAAAATTCTCTTAAATCCTTCCGTGTTGGATAGCGGCTCCGTCCATACCCTGTGATACTCGCCACTGCAACTTTAGTGGCAAAAAGTCCACAGTGGTATAGAGGTTGATTCAAAAGCAAGCCTGCTAAAAACCCTGCATTATATACATCCCCGGCTCCTGTATTGTCAACCACCTTGACCTCCTCTGAGGGAATTTTAAATGCCTCTTCCTTTGAAAAAATATAAGAACCTTCTTTTCCCATCTTACAAACAACGATGGAAGGACCCATTCTAAGTAATTCCTGGCTACCTTCCTTAAAGCCTTTTCCTGTTAATTTTTCAATTTCTCGATTAGTTAGAAAGATAATGAAACTGCGTTTGATCAAAGGCAGGATTTCTTTTATTCCTTTTTCAGCATAAATTTCTCCAGGGTCAAGGCTGAGTTTAACTTCAGGAGGCAGTCTTTTCACTAATCGAACCTGGGAATTCAAAGACCTCTTTCTAACAAATGAAGAAAGATGCAGAAACCGGCTCTTACCGACAAACTCTACATAACCTTCATCTATGTTGATATCGGTATTAGTCTCAGGCAAAACAAATATAGAACGGTCTAAGAACCTGTCCATAACAATAATGCAGATGCCACTCCGCCCTTCTCTCCTTACAAAATCGGTTGACACCTTCTTAAGGCTTTTAATGATAAATTCGCCTTCTTCATCGCAACCTACCTTACCGATAAAGCTAGTCTTGAAACCCATCCGCGATAGGGCGAATATGGTATTGGCTGCAGAACCACCACCACTTTTAGCCATCAGCCTGCCATACCTCCTTAATATATCTCTTAAAATCCTGAGAGAGCTTAGGCTACGGCTGTGTATCTCCCCTCCAGGATGTAAAGGAAATTCAGGAGTGGCTATATGATGAATATCCTCTATGGTATAAATATAATCAAGATTTAAGGCACCAAACCCGATAACATCCATCATTAATCATAAACCACCCCCCTCTTGCCTCGTTCGATATGCCCGATGGCGTATGCCTCCTCACCCATTCTCTTTAATGATCGAATCAGGTTTCTAACATCGGATTCAGAGACAACAAGAATCATCCCCACACCCATATTGAAGACCCTGAACATCTCTTCGTCAGAGATACCCCCTGTATCCTGAATATGTCTGAATATGGGATGGACCTTCCAGCTTCCTTTCTTAATAACCGCTCTGCATCCTGCTGGAAGTATTCTCGGTAGATTCTCGGTTATGCCTCCTCCTGTTATATGTGCAATCCCTTTAACTCTGAACCGTTTAATTATATTACGAACTGTTTTTACATATATTCTTGTTGGTGTGAGTAGCTCTTCGCCTAAACCCTTCCTTAGCCCTGAGATGCGATCTATGAGACCGTACCTTTTTGAATCAATGAATATTTTCCTGACGAGCGAGAATCCATTTGAGTGGAGTCCACTGGAGGAGAGTCCGATAAGTCTATCACCAGTCTTTATATCAGAGCCATCGATTATCTTTCTTTTTTCAACAATACCAACAGCAAAACCGGCAATGTCATATTCTCCTTCACTGTAAAAAGATGGCATCTCTGCGGTCTCCCCACCTATCAAGGCACAGCCTGCTTCTTTACACCCTTCAGCTATACCTTTGAAAACTTCAGCTGCATTCCTTACATCAAGTTTACCTGTAGCAATGTAATCGAGGAAAAACAAGGGTTTTGCACCTGCTACGACTATGTCATTAACACACATAGCGACAAGGTCTATCCCGATGGTATCATGTTTATTCATTAGAAATGCAATCTTGAGTTTTGTCCCGACACCGTCTGTACCAGCCACAAGCACAGGGTCTTTAAACTTGCTGAGTTTTAATCTGAAAAGTGCACCAAAACCACCGATGCCTGCCAGCACATCTGGTGTGAAGGTAGTCCTGGCTACTGGTTTGATAGCCTTAACAAAGGCACTACCAGCATCTATATCCACTCCTGAATCTTTATAAGACAAGTTGAAGCTTTCAGCTTCGAAATGTAAGGAATTTCTTTGTTTCATATTCGCTCGCTATGCATTTTCACCCCTTAATCCTTACCCCTTAATCCTTCAATCCTTCTCAACTTATTAAGTGCCCTGGCCGCTGCAGACTGTTCAGCCTCCTTTTTACTTTTTCCAATCCCCCTGCCATAAATCTCGTCGTTTATTGTTACCTCTATTTCAAAAGTCTTTTCATGGTCAGGTCCATATTCTCCACTTATTTTGTAATACGGTAAAGACCCAAATATACGCTGGGAATACTCCTGTAGCTCAGTCTTAAAATCATAGATAATACCCTTTATGTCTATATCATGAATTTCTCTGGAAATAAAACTTCTTACAAGTAAAGATGCCGCATCGAATCCACCATCGAGGTATATTGCTGCTATTAATGCCTCCAGTGTATCTGCCAGTATAGATGTCTTCCTTCTACCACCAGTTATCTCTTCACCTTTTCCAAGAAGCAGGTAGTCACCTAAATGCAGTTCTTCTGCTATTCTATAGAGGGTATTTTCATTTACGATGTAAGCCTTCAATTTTGAAAGATTACCTTCGGTATATTCTGGAAACTTTTTTATCAAATAGTCACTGACGATAAAATTAAGCACCGAATCACCGAGAAACTCAAGTCTCTCATTGTCAGGGACTCCTTTTTCATTTGCATAGGATTTATGAGTAATGGCCTGAATAAGAAGGTTTTCATTATTGAAGGTGTAATTGATATTTTCCTGAAGTGAAGATATAGTTGTATTAGTCATAAAATTTTTTAAAGATTAGACAGGCGTTTGTGCCTCCAAATCCGAAGGAATTAGACATAGCCACATTTACATCCGCATTCCTTGCGATATTTGGAACATAGTCAAGATCACATTCAGGGTCAGGATTCTCAAGATTTATAGTAGGAGGGATTATTCCCTTCTTTATAGCAAGCACCGATATTACTGATTCAACACCTCCTGCAGCCCCAAGTAGATGCCCTGTCATAGACTTAGTAGAACTTACAGCCGTTCTGTATGCATGGTTTCCCAGAACAGTCTTTATAGCCATTGTTTCAAGCTCGTCATTAAATTTTGTAGAAGTGCCATGTGCATTTATGTAATCAATCTCCTCTGGTGATATTCCTGCATCTTTTATAGCTGCATCCATACAGCGTGCAGCACCTTCGCCACAGGGTGAGGGTGCTGTAAGATGATAGGCATCCCCGCTCATACCATAACCAATAACCTCCGCATAGATATCTGCACCCTTTGCCAATGCATTCTCTAACGACTCTAAGACCATTATCCCGGCACCTTCACCCATAACAAAACCATCCCTGTCAATATCGAAAGGGCGGGATGCCTTCTGAGGTTCATCGTTCCGTGTTGAAAGTGCCTTCATAGCACAGAAACCACCAACACCAAGGGGTGTTATTACTGCCTCTGTGCCTCCTGCAATCATCGCATCCGCATCTCCCCTCTGTATGATCCTGAAGGCATCACCAATTGCATGGGTTCCGCTAGCGCAGGCTGTAACAACAGAAGAATTTGGTCCCCGTGCTCCAAAACGCATGGATATCTGTCCAGAAGCAAGGTTTATTATAAGCATAGGGATAAAAAAGGGAGATATCTTTTTATGTCCTTTTTCAAGGAGTATCTTATGATAGTATTCGATAGCCGGTAATCCACCGATACCAGAACCAACAAAGACCCCTATTCTGTCTTTATTCGCATCTGTTATCTTCAAACCAGAATCATCCATTGCAATCTGGCTTGTAGCGACGGCGAACTGGATGAATCTATCCATTTTTTTTACTTCCTTCTGTTCTATGAAATTTAATGGATCAAAGTCACGCACCTCTGCAGCAATCTTTGTGGGGAATTCAGATGCGTCAAAATGGGTGATCATCCCTACCCCCGATTCCCCGTTAACAAGGGCATCCCAGCTTTCGGTAACCCCAATACCAACTGGGGTGACAAGTCCTACACCTGTAACTACTATGCGGCGTTTAATAATAACTACCTCCCCTTACACCTTCTCCTTTATATAATCTATTACGTTCTGGACGGTTACCATCTTTTCGGCGTCCTCGTCGGGTATTTCAATCTCGAATTCTTCTTCAAATGCCATAACCAATTCAACTGTATCGAGGGAATCTGCACCAAGATCATCTACAAATGATGCCTCAGGTGTCACCTCTCCTTCATCTACACCAAGCTGTTCAGCAATTATCTTCTTTACCTTTTCTTCTATTGCCATTTGATCACCTCCACATTTTAGTTATTGAGTCAATAAGTTATAAGTAAGAACTGGGAAGTAGGAAATAGGAAGTAAAACTTCTTACTTTTTCGTTTTCACATATACATTCCACCATTCACATGTATTACCTGTCCTGTGATATAACCTGAATCCTTATACGACAGAAATTTGACAACATTTGCGACATCCTCTGGAAACCCAAACCTTCCTATTGGTATCTGCCTTTTCATTTCTTCCTTAAGGCTCTCTGGAAGCACCTGAGTCATCGCAGTTTCAATGAATCCTGGTGCCACAGCATTTACCGTGATACCTCTGCTTGCATATTCCCTGGCAACACTCTTTGTAAAACCAACAATAGCGGCCTTTGATGCAACATAGTTAACCTGCCCTGCATTTCCCATAAAAGCGACCACCGAGGATATATTTATTATTCTACCGTAACGCTGTTTTGACATTGTCTTTACTGCGGCCTTTGTACATAAGAATGTCCCTTTCAGGTTTACCGCAAGTACCGTATCCCACTCTTCTTCTTTCATCCTTATGATAAGATTATCTTTTGTTATACCGGCATTATTTACTAAGATGTCTATCTTACCGAACTTTTTAATTGCTACATCAAATGCGTCTTCGATACCTTTTGGATCAGATACATCAAGTCTCAGGGCAAGACTCGTATTTCCTGACGAATCTATTTCTTTTGAAGTTTCCTCAGCAGCCTCAAAATTGATGTCAGAGATTATCACACATGCACCCTCTTTTGCAAGGGCTAAGGCGATTGCTTTACCGATACCCTGTGCTGCACCGGTGACAAAGGCAACATCATTCTGTAATTTCATCTTTCCCTCCCTAACTTCCGACCGTTAATTCCTTTAAAGTTTCCTCAAGGTTCTGAAGGCCTCCGACATTAAGGGTTCTTACACCTTTATCCGTTCTTCTTACAAGTCCTGAAAGGACATTTCCCGGACCCACCTCTATAAAGGTATCAACCCCTGCATCGATCATCACTTTTACAGAGTCCTCCCAGAGAACAGGATTTGTCAATTGCTGTATGAGCGATATCTTTAATTCCTCTTTTGAATCAACAAATTTAGCACTTATATTACAAACAAGAGGAATATGAGGGTCATCCATATCTATATCATCTATTATTGCTTCCA
This region of Nitrospirota bacterium genomic DNA includes:
- a CDS encoding beta-ketoacyl synthase N-terminal-like domain-containing protein, which codes for MARGKRVVITGIGPLASTGIGKEAFWEGILGKRVGLGLKEFKLDGELWDNFYLHKIDDFDIEKFNIEEEIIEDIKTWKKRKEDRDLFYLLAAVKLAIDDSKISYDKEDNNIGLFLTVEHPGFEPFCEGLIKETIAYIEKYPLNSKFSKHKLFKHVFEQFSHDGYDLQTFMYLYFVAKAFNIHGYSLFTNNACASGLFALESAARQIKYGESDIVLLAGGDNSDTMFKHLWFKEQGLYAEDGRMKPFSKKADGIVLGDGASAIVLEELNHALNRKAHIYAEYLGGGFSLEGWKVTLPRIGSLSYQKTIEYALKKTNLRPEDIDLINPHGVAIKVTDGYEAKAITDIFGRNSKRPLITAFKPYVGHNLGGSAILESIILLLSMGKKLIPPTLNCEEVEPKYNIELVRELTPYSLNTAMKLSCGFAGYNGAVIFKRLN
- a CDS encoding beta-ketoacyl-[acyl-carrier-protein] synthase family protein, giving the protein MNNRRIVVTGLGVVSSVGIGKDEFWKAIINGKSGISKVTSFDTREFRCHYGGEIKNFIPEEFISKRKVQFLGRTSQLAIASTSLALEDARLSSRNINKKRAGVFIGTTMGERPLEESIDAWIKEGADKINKTKILQSSPNNLSANIANYFKLQGPNYLIPTACAAGNYAIGYGFDLIRMGDLDYAIVGGADSFSKLAFSGFHRLYAMAPEKCQPFDKNRKGMMVGEGAGILVLESLESALKRKSNIYAEILGYGLSCDAYHMTASQLEGIEKVIRKALKEADIQKEEVDYINAHGTGTPGNDKTECAAIKNVFKEQYKTIPVSSIKSMLGHTMGAASAIEALACCLTVKEDIIPPTINFETPDPKCDIDCVPNKAKVKKVNIALNNGFAFGGNNSCLVIKKFN
- a CDS encoding GIY-YIG nuclease family protein — protein: MIYTYVLQSLKDHKWYTGSTRNLKRRIEDHNNGRIQSTKSRMPFKIIYYEACLNEHDARMREKYLKTAWGKRYLKNRLKNYLTG
- the fabZ gene encoding 3-hydroxyacyl-ACP dehydratase FabZ is translated as MNWDKEKIKSILPHREPFLFIDEVIEIEGTERVVAVKNIKNNESFFEGHFPGRPVMPGVLIIEAMAQTSIILYSLSKPEIAKAHPNYYLGKVKAEFISPVYPGNKLIVETNSVKILDYAAIIDAIAKVNDKIVAKANLVFGIKPREIL
- a CDS encoding acyl carrier protein; its protein translation is MANNFEEEIKKLVSDITEVPPEKLKPDADFFKDLGVDSLKAIEIVAAFEKKYRVIIPEKDIPNIRSIRQIIEYTKNLK
- a CDS encoding beta-ketoacyl-[acyl-carrier-protein] synthase family protein, with amino-acid sequence MSKKRIVITGIGVVAPNGIGKEQFWLSLKEGRSGIKPISRFDTSEFKCKLGGEIKDFKPTYFLGYKGLKGLDRSTRLLCSAAKLAIEDAKLSINYNNTDDTGVCTGTTLSSLWNFAEFDKELIRDGPLFTDVSLFPGIVINAASSQVSIRFNIQGFNTTVSTGYSSSIDALKYAIDFIRLGRIKAVLVGAVESLSLVNFAGFYHLGFFAGIRGEELSCPFDKRRNGIILSEGAAVIVIEDEIYAEKRKANIYTEVKGIGSFFDAYKTGKYHPEAYGLKESMKKAIYSSELKITDIDYISASANSVPQQDRLETKVIKDVFGKFAYNIPMSSIKSMIGEPYSAGGLLQIVASVGSIVNGFIPPTINYKIRDNDCDLDYVVNKARIARINNVLINNYGPGGSNASVVIAKYQ
- a CDS encoding GIY-YIG nuclease family protein, producing MIYTYILQSLKDNRWYTGSTRSLKRRIEDHNNGRIQSTTNRRPFKIIYYEACLNEHDARMREKYLKTAWGKRYLKNRLKSYLGEGTS